A window of Salvia splendens isolate huo1 chromosome 8, SspV2, whole genome shotgun sequence genomic DNA:
cgccgtggcttggaccggcttcattatcgtcgttggcccaatccgttagttgtacaccttcatcttcgacaatcatgttgtgcatgataatacaagcgtacattatatcagcaatgcagtcgacatgccacaaacgcgttggatccctaaccgccgcccatcgagactggagcacaccaaatgcgcgctccacgtccttgcgcgccgactcctgtccTGCTGCAAAGTAGGCCTttctctcatctgatgcgcatcggatcgtcttcacaaacacgggccacctagggtatatcccatcggccaagtagtagcccatatcatgccggttgccgttggcgacaaaactgatggccggcccgacgccctggcactgctcgttgaaaaggggagacgagttgaggacgttgaggtcgttgttcgacccggctatcccaaaatacgcatgccaaatccacagccggtaatcagctacgacctcgaggatcatcgtgggattctttcccttatagccggtcgtgtagaaccccttccaggaagtgggacagttcttccactcccaatgcatacaatctatgctgcctaacattcccgggaacccatgcttctcccagtgcatctgcatcagatcctgacAGTCTtggggggtagggcttcgaaggtactgatcactaaatatttcaatcactccctcacagaaatacttcatacattccagggaagtcgtctcaccgatgtggaggtactcgtcccacatgtctgccgcgcctccgtaggccaactgccggattgccgcagtgcacttttgaataggtgtgtggccgggtttgccagccgcatcgtgcctgaagcggaaatacatatatcgctgctccaaggcgttaacaatacgcataaacagggctctgctcatcctaaaacgtcgcctgaaaaggttggcgttgaaccacggctcctctgcgaagtagtcttcgtataggcgctgatgtgcagctacgtgatcacgatcaatcgcttgtcggcgatggacaactggccgaggtcgaggtaccgccggctgcaaggctctTTGCATCCATTGGTCTATCCCGCGGTTGGTATAAGCCTCAAATGCTTTGGCCATTcaacgttcgtactcctcagcgtcccccccccactacctccactactaccacccgcgttactcatttctcggtgttgatcttgtacagaaattaagatagagaaagtactcgttaatacaagtggtacgaatgaaaatgaagtgcaaatcgtgtatatatagtgtttcgaaaattttaaaaaaaaatcgctgGGCTATGCGTTGGgtgatccgggcgctgcaatggcgccgagcggatcgcccagcgcatagccccagcggattttgaccgcctagcgctaggcgaaattcatttctgaaaaaccgctcggcggttttcggctcctgcaatggttcgcctagcgaccgcctagcgccggcgctcggctagacGGTGCGTTAGGCgcgattgtggatgctctaaaaaaaGAGATAAGAAGAGAGATCGACAATATAGTTGAAAAATGCTTAATCAATTAGAAAGACTAAAATGTCCTCGAGTAACATAATAGTGAAAAGAGAAAGTAAAAAAGCATAAAAAGACTTGAAATAGTGAAAAAAATGCCTTAAAGGTGATTATACCAATATATAGATCCTTATGATGATATTTTTGAACTTGGGTACTTGTGGAGTTCGAACTATCATACATAGATCCTTAGTTTGTAATTCACTCTAGTATTTATCATGTTAGAGTGAGTTATCATTTGAGTATAGTTCTATAGTGAAACTACTTAAAAAATATGGCGGGGTTAACCTAAAAGTTATGTTCTTATAGTGAAAATTTTGTCTTATTCAAGATGTttacatttcttttttattttatcatatgcaagatatccactttctatatttggaattaaatctctctttccttcttcctcagtaaaatattcaattatttttttcactctATTTTATCATAAACAACTATCCATCCTAAAACTccgtgtcactcaagaatgtggacgTATGGAATAGCTAAAAACATGACACTCAGGTTTACAAAATTACTACATTTACACtgaaaagaaatactcccttcatccgcCATTAGGGGTCTCATTTCTTGcagcacaggttttaagaaatgttaagaaaggtgggtagaaaaaagttagtggaatagatgttccacttatatatatatatatcaattttaaatgaaatgtgaatgaaatgagttagtggaatgtgagatcctattagcatttatggtaaaagtgaaccgagactcctattcgtggatgcactaaaatggaaaaacatgactcatattcgcggacggagggagtacattcccaaaaaaatatattactagtaatttagtagtagtatgtGTACTGCACTTATCCATCGAGGTTTTTTCAATAGtagtatgtgtttttatttgagTTCATTCAGACAATTAAAGTGTTGTTAGTTCAGTTAATTAGGCAGTTAAAGTTTTGTTAGTTCTGACTATCAATTAGCTGTCCGAATTTAGCTTTATCTTTAACATTGCCAGCTTGTGAATGTGATTAAACTGCATCATATTCTTGTAATGCTTATAATAAAACTAGAAGTATGGTCTTATATACTACTAATATGCAGTCCAAAATTGAGAACCAATTTACtactttgtcctagcggcaaagGTTTTGCCTTTTCTGTAGTTCCCATATCCAATATCCATATCCATATCCATATCCATATCCATATCCAATATCCATATCTAACTAAATACTCCGTATATTGTGAAAGTAAAACATCAAAGCACTCAAAGGTTTGTAATTATCTGTCACCATATTATTGGAAACCTTAACCAATCACACTCAAAGTTTGAAGCAATACATAGACAAAGGAAAAggtcactttcctttttttccaGTTAGTTGATTTAAGGACAGCCGAagttgatttattattttaactcacAAATTAATGACACAATTAAATTGAGTTGTGTGTGCGCCTGTGTGAAAGAGAAAACAAAGGAGATAGCTAGAGAGAGTGATGAATTAGTGTTGTTTTCCaaaataaaaccctaattcaaaGTCTTTGAGATCCAAGAGGGACAAAACCCCAGCTCATATATCCTCCTCAGATCAGACACACACCACAGATCTCATCTGAACGCCGCCGTCTATGCTTCCACAAACTCTATAGAGTCAAACCGTAGCTCAATTATTTCATCAACCctagaaaaaaaaggaaacccCCACAAATTTAGCTACTCAAAAATTCAAGATTCAGCAAGAAAAAGAATGGATCACTTCAACACTAGAGACCACTTCAACCTGCAGCACCAATTCCACCCCAACTCCGAAGACGAGCACGGCGGCGACTCGCCGGGCCTAAACATGGCCCTGAACAGAGACGGAGCCGGCAACAACGCCGACTCCGCCGCCAACAAGGACGGCGGCAGCGCCTCCACGGGCGAGGGCGACATGTCGGGCGGCAGCAACCGGCGCCCCCGCGGCCGCCCCGCCGGGTCGAAGAACAAGGCGAAGCCGCCGATCATCATCTCCCGCGACAGCGCCAACGCCCTCCGGACCCACGTCATGGAGGTCGCCGACGGGAGCGACATCATGGACGCCGTCGCCAGCTTCGCCCGCACCCGCCAGCGCGGCGTCTGCATCATGAGCGGCACCGGCAGCGTCACCAACGTCACCCTCCGGCAGCCCGGCTCCCCCGGGGGCGCCGTCGTCACGCTGCACGGCCGCTTCGAGATCCTCTCCCTGGCCGGCTCCTTCCTGCCCCCGCCCGCCCCGCCCGCTGCCACTGGACTCACCGTCTACCTGGCGGGCGGGCAGGGCCAGGTGGTCGGGGGCAGCGTGGCCGGGCAGCTCCTGGCGTCCGGGCCGGTCATCATCATGACGGCGTCGTTTAGCAACGCGGCGTATGAGAGATTACCGCTTGAGAATGAGGAGAATAATGGGATGCAAGGGCAGGGGAATTCGCCGCCGCAGATCATGGCGGACCCGTCGTTGTTTCAGGGGATGCCGCCACCGAATCTGCTCAACACGTTGCAGATGCCCAATGAGGAGTTTTGGTCCACCGGAAGGCCGCCGTTCTAGGTTTTCAGGTAGCTTTTTTCCTTGAGAATTTGATTACATCTTTTTGTTTATGCCCCAACTGTCAATGCAGTAAACGGTAGGGGACTGGTCAAATAGTGTGTGCTCATGGACAGGGATTGAACCCCTGACCTAATCGTTTTTAACGAGCACACTCAATTTATTCCTTTTCACTGTTACCAGTCTTTCTTTTGATTAGGGTTTTTATTTTTCCTGATGATGATTTTAGTATGATTTGTGCTATTAGCGATATTGACACAttgggggtgttcggtttacaTGATTATATCTtatgattaaatttgtattatGTATGGTTCACGAGATTGCATCTCATGACTTGATTCTAGATTATAGTATATTGCTACTATTTTATCAAGGAATCCGAACACTACCATTATGTGGGGAATACATCTCAAACCAAATTGTGAGTTTGTAACAAGATCTAAGAAATTAGAATATGGAAATTGGTAAATGGGATCCAATATTTCATTTGTGTTTAATGTTAAAGAAATGTGTGTTGAGCTGAGCAAGCAAATTCGAACAGAAAGGTCAGAGTTGTGATTTGTATTTTGTAGAGGTGGAGCATATAATGGATCTAACGAGGGTTAAATTAAAAAGGGTCTCGAGATTCTCCAGTTTAGACCTAATCATAATGTCACTTACCGCAAATCTGGTTAGTTAAATAATCATAGTAATCCGTGAGCTTACTGTGTCCTGAAGTAACACATGCTTACAAAGACGAAAGCTTCATTAAAGCAATTGAATCTTTCAAAATATTTCATGAGATGAGAATTGAATTCACACGAAAATTGAACTCACTTATATTATTATAAGAGATTGAATTCCAACTAACAAaaactcattttttaaaatctagtGACGAAAATAAATATCTCTCTTAATAAGGGATGGCAGATGTACTATATATGGTTAGATTTTAAGATggtctaaaattttgaaaatcaaatcaaattttaaatttgagtttGGTTCAAATCAGATATTCAATTTTTCGGGTATTTTGCACACCCTAGATCGAGAGTATTCAAGATGGGGTGATTGAGTGCACGTGTgcagttatgaggagaagctcTTTTTCAAGGCAAAATTACAAAAACCATATGACAGCAGAGACAATGTGAGCGTCATTTGCGGATTTCTTCAAATCTAAGTGTTTTTGtaaatgaagaattaaatgAGGAGACCATAGTCTGATCAGATTCTTTGAACTCGAACAATAAAAACTTAAAATATTTGCACTTACTTGCTTCCTCAACGTGCCATACCCCACATGTGTAGGTACCATTTTCAAAGCTTATCCATACTCTGAATTAACAGTTCCAAGATTTGGATTCTAAGACCATCCATTACGCTGtttctataccgtcccttaattactatttgaccactatttgagggctccactgtccttttttcctccatcccttaactaagggacggaacctgcaacgctccgttccttaaccgtcccttattccatcccttaattactattcattcaattttattttttattttttttacaacccaattaaatttaaacaaacacaattcattaaaattaaaacaacattacaacttaaacttaaaaaaaaagaaaaaaagacataattaaaattctaaaaaaataaaaaatgacataatttaatcttctccgccaaagttttcccaaatgtgctcaattagatcctcttggagttgggtgtgggcgctagagtcgcgtgtccttgcccgaatagccaaccgttcttgtatagacggatgcgctccacttcgcggcggactacttgcggttgagcttccgggagATTCGGGGCCGAACTaatttcccgcatcgggtccttcgtctcggacaatcatattgtgcaagattatgcacgtatacatgatgtcgaccatgctctccatgaaccaggaacgagccggggctttgatgatgttgaagcgcgcttggagaaccccaaacgccctctccacatcctagcgcgcagcctcctgcttctgcacaaaaagagcctgctttgggttcgcaggcctgccgcacgtcttcacgaaggtcggccacttcgggtagatgccgtcggcgagatagtaccccattttatacagccggttgttggcgacgaagttgatggccggcgctttaccatccaaaacttcagTAAAGAGATCAAACTTCAGTAAAGAGAtcagtcggcaacggcctcgagtacaacggttgggtgggtgcctttgtggccgctcgtgtaggaccccctccaagccaccgggcaattcttccattgccagtgcatgcaatcgacactgccaagcatcccggggaatccgtgcacttgttcgtgcaggttgaggaggaactgacaatcgtccgtgcttggcctccggagaaattcctcactgaaggctgcccggacgcctctgcagaagttgagcaagcacatgcgcccagtggtgtctccgatgtggaggtattcgttgaaatgtcggccgtttgtccagtcgcaagctgacggatggctgcagtacatttctgcagcgtcgtgtggctgggacggccgaccgcgtcgaacccttctcggaagaactcttcccgggccgccaaatcattcgctatgtggagaaatagcggtttactcatgcggaaacggcgacggaagtaggtatctccccaaatcgggttatcgcagaagtagtcgcgtactaaccgtgcgacggcttcctcccggttttgattgatgtacttccgggaacgtcgtgggggtggcgcggcttcctccgcctctcgtcatcgatcttcttcaagtgattgttccattaattgacacatttgctcaaaaggatccatttgtttgagttgatttaagatggaaattggagtgatagagaggatttgagaggaatagatgtgtgtttgtgtgtaaaatgagtatgaaataagattatttaaagagtaaataaataaataaaaaattgcgcgtcccttgtctcgcggatgcaggctacgggacgggctggggacgggctACGGAACGGGACGAgggttgcaacgcgtcccgcggcggaaccgtcccttcgggacggaacgcgagccgtgcgcgggacgcgtagtggatgctctaactttcttttcccttttttatTTCACCGACGATGAAATtctcattttggcccggtgttgggtagatatatcggaagacccgattttcacgaacaaccagaggcagggcgcgtactgggagcgcatcgccggcctctacaatgaggccaagccgccgaccgcgtacaagtgcaaacgtgagcaactccgcaagcactgggatcaagtgaagaagcaagtgaacttgtacgcggcggagttcgagaagtccacacgggcacaggggagcggcgagagcttgagtgaagtgcgcgctaaagcgctgttgtcgtaccggttgatgtacggcgacttcaagcacgaggccatctaggcgctcttgagggacaagcagaagttcgaAGGTgcaattctgcacactggtgcgccgaagaggacgaagaccaccgaagctagtgattacacgagcagcggcagcggcaatctcccggttgacctcaaccggacgtaagtggatgaagggagttccggaacaccggtgtcctcccggcgtcaaggctgcgaaggccaaggggaaggcggccgcgacctcatcctcgaccgctgcaaacccatctccgttcccggaaacgctcccgacccagacggccactgcgtttgagtcgttggcaacagcgtcgatgACGAGGATgttattgcagacgcacaagaccgtcaagaagtgtaccgaccccgacgaagccaaatatctccgggcgttaattGATGAGCTGCGTCgaaagttgggaattgcaccgacttagttattttttttgtaagttgaatggtgtaacttttttttattaatgcgtcgcaatttgttatttagacgttttttatttactcgttaattgttatttgaaaacatttaaattaattaaacaaaacaataaaatgaccatagggcgcgccttagggcgccccactgctgatgccctaatTCTAATCACAATAGAAAATATatctcataaaaaaatatactccaatgAAACAAAGTTGAAGTATAGTAAAGGTTATTTTAGACTTCATAATTAACaatagttatatatatatatataggggtgcattataatgataatcccaatttccgtaataaccctataactaaatctggaccacacatttttaaaatcacgtggtctagattcaaacttagctttccttAATAAAAAAGACGCatagggtaaatatgtcatttcgctcatttaatttctgaatttcgctcatgataaaatttacgtatccaaatttcgctcatttaaatacgtaaaatcttatttcccatgatatacagatgtatgaggttcagttacacgtatgtatgtatgtatgtatgtatgtatgtatgtatgtatgtatgtagcGTCCGAGTCTTTTATATTGGTGTGGATTGGTTGTGGACTAGATTCAACATGGATAGagtaaattgaattgtgttttgACAGTCTGCATAATCGTGTTGATGCATAATAAATTCTTGTcagttatcattttatcagtcaaaagtatcattttatcaactcagagtatcattctatccggcaaaactatcattctatgcaataaacctaacatatatcattttatcagtcaaaagtatcattttatcagtcaaaagtatcattctatccggcaaaattatcattctatgcaataaacctaacatatatcattttatcattttatcagtcaaaagtatcattttatcaacttagaatatcattttatccggcaaatctatcattctatgcaataaacctaaacctaacatatatcattttattattttatcagtcaaaagtatcattttatcaactcagcgtatcattctatccggcaaaactatcattctatgcaataaacctatcattttatcattttatcagtcaaaagtatcattttatcaactcagagtatcattctatccggcaaaactatcattctatgcaataaacctaacatatatcattttatcattttattagtcaaaagtatcattttatcaactcagagtatcattctatccggcaaaactatcattctatgcaataaacctaacatatatcattttatcattttacgttatatttggcgaaattcataaattaaatgagggaaatgacatatttacccccgcgcttttttttatgaagtaaatctaagtttgaatctcaaccgcaagattagaaaatatgtgtagttcagatttggttatagggttattacgatatttaggggttatcatatgatcacaactctatatatatatatatatgtatgtatatagggatgtattcatttctttttcctatatttcctcctttttccttcttaatatcagccattagattagagaaatggacgatCAAGATCAatattgggtaattaatcccgtgttgcattatttgtcctatgttgtgcattatgagggtacaatagtaatctaataatggttggaaaccgctacgaataatgcaccacatggtcacgagtaatgcatataattgcctatataatgcacaatatgtgaactgcaatgcatacgaacaagatgtgctgtgttatgatgtttgacacacgtttcttgtttcccctaagggtttaataagcttaggggctagggtatagtacgtagacatgtatgtaatcttcacatggtaacgagtaatggatataattgactatataatgcacaatttgtgaactgcaatgcatacgaacaagatgtgctgtgttatgatgtttgacacacgtttcttgtttcccctaagggtttaataagcttaggggctagggtatagtacgtacgcattaataacaaattataaaacgatacgaataattcaccaaattgtcacgagtaatggatgttattaactatataatgcacaatatgtgaactgcaatgcatacgaataagatgtaccatgttatgatgtttgacacacgtttcttgtttcccctaagggtttaataagcttaggggctagggtatagtacgtagacattactaaatgcacgtatgtaatcttcaatccgttgattaacccatatacacagtacctctaataatgcataatatactgagataatgacaattaacagctacataatgcactacctaaaccaaataatgcacatacgtatattccaataacaacaatttgttagtaatgtctacgtactataccctagcccctaagcttattaaacccttaggggaaacaagaaacgtgtgtcaaacatcataacatggtacatcttattcgtatgcattgcagttcacatattgtgcattatatagttaataacatccattactcgtgacaatttggtgaattattcgtatcgttttataatttgttattaatgcgtacgtactataccctagcccctaagcttattaaacccttaggggaaacaagaaacgtgtgtcaaacatcacaacacagcacatcttgttcgtatgcattgcagttcacaaattgtgcattatatagtcaattatatccattactcgttaccatgtgaagattacatacgtgtctacgtactataccctagcccctaagcttattaaacccttaggggaaacaagaaacgtgtgtccaaacatcataacatggtacatcttattcgtatgcattgcagttcacatattgtgcattatatagtcaattatatgcattactcgtgaccatgtggtgcattattcgcagataccaaaatgtggcagttacttttccgtcaaatgtcaataataaccctgtaatgcatacaaccaccttctataatgcaacacggaaccagttttatagaatcaatctgatccgttgatgccttagatctaacgcgtaatattaagaaggaaaaatgatctaagatgtgaaaggagaataacgcttccctatatatatatatatatatatatatataatatgctCGATAGAAAACCCTAATTCTAATCACAATAGAAAATATATCTCatcaaaaaatatactccaatgAAACAAAGTTGAAGTATAGTAAAGGTTATTTTAGACTTCATAATTAACaatagttatatatatatatatataggattgtgatcaagatagaaccattcttaaacgtagaaccattcttaaacgtagaacaaatgccaaacggaggtcgttagatcttttaatccaatggtgttgatttgcacaacaacttccaattacaaccaaaactattattaatgggtgaatgcagagaagtgaaaaaataaagcatgcatggactcttcttcgtttcattcattcttccatcaacatgtgagttttttcacatgttgagtccggaatgtcgtgaaaacatagtctaatatgtatgatttttaatcttgaccgtcattttttcctcatccaatgaataaaatatgtagagttctaggttctacacttaagaatggttctatctttaacgcaaccctatatatatatatatatatatatatatatatatatatatatatatatagggagatgatcaaaataagtatgtgtttaaatccagaaatgcagaccaaatcttggccctaggattagatgatctaatggtcaataattaaccaaaaacacggaaggtcataattaagcaattttaggtcatattataatatttgggtttaatgtcatgataagatcgttttaggtcatgctttgttagcatgacctaaaaattacctaattatgacctaaaagtgacctaattatgatattgttctgcgtttctgtatttaaatctagttttgcatagattaaaaccctatatatatatatatatatatatatataatataatatgtagTAGGGGCGCACTATGgtcaataagtgaaattctgtCAAAAATTAAAGCAAATCTCAGCTCTTGGATCCTTAGATTGGATAGTTGgataagctacattattagactaagatgctacattattttactaaaatagtacAGTATTAGtcaagctacattattagatgacatgtAACATTAATCGGATCACAAGATCTAATGAATTACAAGTGTTTTGATTTTTAACATTATTTAACTTATAAATCTAAATACACCCCTTAAACATGGTATCTACTTTATTTATATCTAACTTTTGTAAGTAGGGAATGTGATCTGGTGTCTCACTCCTATATGAGTAGGGAGCAGTCTCATTTTTACCTCACTCACAATTCATTGcattaatttcatcttcttgtTATCGAGATTATTGAGGTTCAAAGTCCTTCAAAGTAACATTGAATCGTATTTAAGAATGACTGACTgtataaataaaagaaacaaaactaACCACCACTTATTAAAACAAATGTTTGTGtatgttatttaattatattataggCTTAAATTAAATTCGAAGTTTTCAGATTGAACTAAAATCCTTTGTTTCTTTTGAGGTTAAAATATTTACAGAATTTATAAATGCAGTAATTCAATATTGGAGTATTATATTTCAACAAAATGTTTGTAGGCCAACGTTTGGCACAAT
This region includes:
- the LOC121744927 gene encoding AT-hook motif nuclear-localized protein 26-like, producing MDHFNTRDHFNLQHQFHPNSEDEHGGDSPGLNMALNRDGAGNNADSAANKDGGSASTGEGDMSGGSNRRPRGRPAGSKNKAKPPIIISRDSANALRTHVMEVADGSDIMDAVASFARTRQRGVCIMSGTGSVTNVTLRQPGSPGGAVVTLHGRFEILSLAGSFLPPPAPPAATGLTVYLAGGQGQVVGGSVAGQLLASGPVIIMTASFSNAAYERLPLENEENNGMQGQGNSPPQIMADPSLFQGMPPPNLLNTLQMPNEEFWSTGRPPF